From Salvelinus alpinus chromosome 20, SLU_Salpinus.1, whole genome shotgun sequence:
ttttggcctttctagggagcttttcctagccaccgtgcttctacacctgcattgcttgctgtttggggttttaggctgggtttctgtacagcactttgagatatcagctgatgtacgaagggctatataaatacatttgatttgatttgtaaagaAACACTTGCGCAGAATGTGATTCAAATCTTCAGCTCTGGGGAAAAGGATCCGGGGGGGCGGTTACGTACTTAAAGCAATGCAAAATATCCTCTCCAGCAATCAAACTTCCATTACCTTGCGACCCACAAGACCTTATTACAGTACAGTGTATACCTACTCAGTCCACCCACACAGCGATAACCCACTGAGTCACAGCCTTTAGCTCCTGATATGCTGTGGCCCCTGGCTTCAAGGATGCTCAAGGCGAATGTATCCTTGAAGCGTGTCAAAACCAATGCCACAGTCCACATGCGCAATACAGAGACAGACGGTGCTGGCAACAGGAGGTAACCCTGCtctgacacaatcctgtttctaaACTTTTAACATAGTACGTATCCACACAGTGGACTAGGAGATGAGGAATTcctctgttgtttttgttgtcattTGTTGCCAAACAGCCATACAAGATGCAGACAACTTTCACATTGTAAGTACCGTACAAGTGCAACAAAactaaaacaaacatttcttttttcttttctttactCCCCAAGAGAAGCATAAATATTTTACAGAAGATAACAGCGGTCTCGTTATTTACAAGATATAATAAATGTCTTGACAACTCACAATAACTGTTTCTGTGTTCTGAGGGCTAGGGAGTAACAGAGATAgataggaatggagagagagagagatatggagaggacTTAATTACAATCTTTTAACAGTTTAGTTGAGAGGACACTGCACACACCCATTTGTGTTGTCATATGAAGTGAAAAAGGGTTTTCCCATGACAGTGGCAGACTACACATACACTGTAGCAGGCTCTTATAGGGGAGAGTGAGGAGAAGGAAGAGACAAATACACAAACATGCTGACAACCAGATAGGCAGTAGTTTCGATAACACACACAAAGAATAGAACTCTTACTGGTTCAAAACGAGAGTACTAGAAAGCTTTTATCCAGCTATGCATTCAAAATTGCATGGAAATTAAATGAGTGACATAAGAGGTCCTCCTAACAGCAATGTACAAGCCCAAGTGTTATCCCCTAGCTTCTGATGAGCTAAATTCTGCATAGTGGCCAACTTCCCCATCTCATCTCCCATTCTCAGAAGCACTCAGTAAAAGCCTCTCCTGTAGGGGCAGATGGAAGAGATTTAAAGGGTGAGAGGACTATGACTGACAGCGACATAACTCTCTCTCTAGCCCAGTGATCCAGGAGAATGAAGCCTAAGGGGAATTAGCTGTACCTTTACAGACAGCACAAATTCTCCCAAAATGTACCGGTAAATAGATAGGTCTATCACCCTCTCAAAGAAAAGAGCAAGGATGGGGGGGGTTGTGCATTATGACTAGAGCTAGGCATTCTGGGAGctgaaggagagaggtgggggaagaGGAGGTAACTAGGAATCATTGTCTCTCCTTACGGAAAGAAAGTGAAAACAGAGCGAGTAATAATGGAATAATCTGAAGGAACGCCCCGTGTCTGATCTGAAAAGCATGTTAATGTGTTGCATTTGAACAGACAATACACACTAGCCATGGCATACATAACAAAACAGAGGGAGGAAAGTCAAGATTAGGAGAGCAAAAATTCCCACATTAGTGGTGTGTATGCACATGTGTATATTGGAGCCttgccacagagagagaatcagagcTAACAGAGAAGTTGGTGGGCCGTGTTGTATTGGAGTATTCGCTCAGTAGTGAGAGGCTCTTCTTGCTGTTCGAGAGGCTGGGGGTGGGGTGTCGAGGTTCAGGGGGAGTGGCTTAGAGTGGCAGCTGGAAGGAGATGTCCACATGAGCCTCCTGAGCCAACGACACAATCTCAGAAAGCTTTACAAcctgagagtgagaaagaggatAGTTTAACACAAGCACAGAGCTAAACAGTAGCAGGGAACAATACGAGTTGTCTCAtttcaaaacaaacaaaaaaactaacaaaGCTAAAAAGGTTTTGATTGCGAGGGGCTGTAATTTCCATGAGGTGGTCATGCCAAGCTGCCACTGTGCTGGCTAACTGATGCTCATCTCTGGAGTAGATCACTCCAAAaacaagggagagagatggtgggagtcAGTGAGAGCCCTAAGCCAGACTAGAGGTtgagggagagtgaggggagagatAAGAGGAAGGGGGCCTCTGCTCTGATTCAATGCCACTGCTGTTAGCTCCGCCAGAAATCAAAGCTATAAAACTCAGGCTGTGTCACTTCAGCCAGGCAGGATGGCGATGAGCTGCATTTAAACTGTCACTATACCCTGACAGTTCcaatggacacacacactaccctgTTGATGCCCCTTGTCTCAAACACACCCCATTACTCTGGACCCTCACAAACAAAGCTTGACATTCCTTAGTTTCCACAttcacatagacctactgtaccaaACACACAACACCCAAGGTGCTTAGAGGGGCCGAAGggggtagagaaagggagagaggtgtgtgtctcACCATTCTAGCGGCCTCGTCCAGATCGTCACAGGCCAGGAGCTTCAGTGGGCTAGCAGCGATCAAAGCTTTGGCATCGTCCACTCTAGATCCTGAAACACAGCAGAGCAGCAGTCTCTCTTCAGCCTCTATCTTTTCCAAAGCTCTTTGGTTCTCTTTTATATAGCTTTTAATCTGCAATTTCATCATTTCAGTCCTATTATATTGTGGCAGGTATCCTAGCAGTTGAAAGCAttggtcgctggtttgaatccctgagccgactaggtaaaGAAAAACTGTCAATGTggtcttgagcaaggcacttaactctaattgctcATGTAAGTCGCTGATAGCGTTTGTTATAAATGTGGTCTAGATTACATTTCATATTAGAGTAGGTGATCATCATTGATAAGGACATTTTGCAGAAAGTAGAAAGAGCCTCAATACATGCAAGGCATTGAACATTACATACGGTTCCCCAACTGGTTCTATTTCATCATAATAAATCATATAAAAGACTAAAAACAGGAAATCGGCTACAAGTGATTTTCAAttaggaaatctgttcctaaGTATTCCCTCGCATTATAAAGGAGATGTGATTGTATAAAAATGTAAGGAAGGTTAAACATTACATCTGTTAAGGCCTCTTGCGGTCCATTaacagtctacaaattatttgtaaatcATCCATTcaagaaaaatgaaaaaaattctagttgatgatccctgggctGCATGACTGGAAAAAATAGCTCAAGACGACATACAGTAAAATAGAAGTCTATGATTTGTTTGTGAAGGCAATCATTTTAGTCCAATTACATTTAGTTTAACTGAGTGACCGAGTTCTGTATAAATACACACAATCTATTTGAGTACATCTGGAATAAAGCTGGGAGCTACAGGGTCCCACAGCACAGGTTGTGTGTGGAAGTAGTAGAATAGCCAAATCCTGACAGGCAGCTTGCTCTTTGACCTTTAAAAGGCCACGCTCCAATGTTGCCCTGGTGTCACCCCTTCCTTCTCTCCCGGCCcactgtgtgtgtcactgggtGACCCGTGACAAAATGTCAGTGCAGTAGCCGATGACTCCATGAGGGAGGTCAGTCTCACCTTGTAACCGTACCACAATGGGGATCTTCAGGTCCAAGTCTGTAACAGCCATGATGATGCCCTGAGCAATGATGTCACACCTCATGATGCCACCGAAGATGTTCACCAGGATGGCCTGCACCTGAGGACCGCAAGCAGAGATGTTGACCATGAAAACATGACTGAAGATATTGACCGTagaaacaagacaaaaccaaccaATCACAAAGCATGATCACAAATCCATAAAGGACAATTAACAACCAAAACCTAAAAATCATATAGCATCAACAGAATCATAAGCATCAACATTACCCACAAATCTACTACCAGAGAGCTTTTAACCATCTATCAAACCTCACACCTCAGGCTACGTAAACTAGCATGTGTACGCCCATAGGTGTTCCCTTAAGTCATCCCCCATTTAAAATCTCCCAGATAAATGTCACCCCATAGCTTCCACCAGTATTAAACCTCACCCCCAGAATGGGCCCTCCTACAGGTATCTCCAGACATGTCTGTCAAGACACACCTACTAGGGGATGGGTCTACTGAAAAGTTTccttatacatttgaagtcggaagtttacatacaccttagccaaatacatttaaactccgtttttcacaattcctgacatttaatcctagtaagaattccctgttttacatcagttaggattaccactattataagaatgtgaaatgtaagaataatagtagagacaatgatttatttcagcttttatttatttcatcacattcccagtgggtcagacgtttacgtacactcaattagtatttggtagcattgcctttaaaattgtttaacttgggtcaaatgtttgggtagccttccacaagctccccacaataagttgggtgaattttggcccattcctcctgacagaactggtgtaactgagtcagatttgtaggcctccttgctcacacacactttttcagttctgcccacaaattgtctttaggattgaggtcagggctttgtgaaggccactccaattccttgactttgttgtccttaagccattttgccacaactttggaagtatgcttggggtcatttcccatttggaagacccatttgagaccaagctttaactttctgactgacgtcttgagatgttgcttcaatatatccacgtaattttcctccctcgtgatgccatctattttgtgaagtgcaccagtccctcctgcagcaaagcacccccacaacatgatgctgccacccccgtgcttcacggttgggatggtgttctttggcttgcaatcctccccctttttacTCTCAACATaaaaatggtcattatggccaaacagttctatttttgtttcatcagaccagaggacatttctccaaaaagtacgatctttgtctccatgtgcagttgcaaaccgtagtctggcttttttatggcggttttggagcagtggcttcttccttgctgagcggcctttcaggttatgtcgatataggattcgttttactgtgtatatagatacttttgtacctgtttcctccagcatcttcacaaggtcctttgcccagatttgcacttttcgcaccaaagtacgttcatctctaggagacagaacgcgtctccttcctgagtagtatgacggctgcgtggtcccatggtgtttatacttgcgtgctattgtttgtacagatgaacgtggtaccttcaggcgtttggaaattgctcccaaggatgaaccagacttgtggaggtctacaatttttttctgaggtcttggctgatttattttgattttcccatgatgtcaagcaaagaggcactgagtttgaaggttgtcattgaaatacatccacaggtacacctccaattgactcaaatgatgtcaattagccaatcagaagcttctaaagccatgacataattttctggaattttccaagctgtttaaaaggcacagtcaacttagtgtatttaaacttctgacccactggaattgtgatacagtgaattataagtgaaataatctgttacttgtgtcatgcacaaagtagatgtcctaaccgacttgacaaaagtatagtttgttaacaagaaatttgtggagtggttgaaaaacgactccaacctaagtgtatgtaaacttccgacttcaactgtataaccaTGACCTTCCTGAAGGTCCAAACATCAGGAATTCGTAATTAATccctaccactacccccatcaAAACATCATTAGTATAAGTTGCAGGCTGCTCATGATCCTGATACCCAGCCATCTCATTCCAgttggggtcaggggttagaagtCAGGGTGAAGACGTGTGGAATACGTGACATGTCTGTGCCTGCTTGTGCCACAGTGAATACATACTGCAGCTTAATGGTTCTTCAATGACCACCAGAGATGAGAAATGCTAGTTACAGTGACAAGTGTCCCCCACTCTCAGTCCTTACCTTCCTGTCGGAGGTGATAAGTTTGAAGGCCTCCATCACCTGGTGGGCTGTAGCTCCGCCCCCCACATCCAGGAAGTTGGCGGGCGTGCCACCATGCAGCTTGATGATGTCCATGGTGGCCATGGCAAGACCAGCCCCGTTTACTGCACACGCACACAGTGTATAGAATGAATACACAAATAACAAAATATTTCTATCACTACTGTTACTACAGTGAACCAAAGCTAGGTGTGTGGTGCAGTGAACCAGTGGTGGGTGTGTTGTGGCACTCACCCAGACACCCGATGGATCCGTCCAGTCCGATGTAGTTGAGGTCAGCCTTGGCTGCCTGTCGGTCCCTGGCATCCTCCTGGGTCCAGTCCTGCATGTCAAACACCTTCTTCTGGCGATACGCAGCGTTGGAGTCAAAGTTGATCTTGGCGTCCATGCACATCACTGTCAGAGGAACACAAGAGAAAGAGGCTGAGCCAAAGATGGCTGACATCATCATTGGACGACAAAACCAATGACCCTGTAACTTCATTACGACACAGCCAGAGGCAGATATCCGTTTATACTTTGAGGGAACTTTTTGTTATGCCTGGTCCAAGGTGACATAGCTTTACTGTGTAACATTTGTTGGCTGTACTGTACATGTCAAGGATGAATCTGGGTTCAGTGGGTTGAGGTATAGATAAGATAGACAGACCACTACATGGCCATACAGTacatgctcgtcgaacatctcattccaaaatcatgggcaataatatggagttggtccccctttttctgctataacagcttcccctcttctgggaaggctttccaatagatgttggaacattgctacagaGACTTGTttcaattcagccacaagaccattagtaaagtcgggcactgatgattaggcctggctcgcagtcggcgttccaattcatcccaaaggcgttcaatggggttgaggtcagggctttgtgcaggccagttaagttcttccacaccgatcttaataaaccatttctatatggacgtCACTAAGTGCacgggtgcattgtcatgctgaaacaggaaagtgccttccccaaactgttgcaacaaagttggaagcacagaatcgtctagaatggcattgattgctgtagcattaagaactcccttcactggaactaaggggcctagcccgatccagccccagaccattattcctcctccaccaaactttacagttgacactatgcattggggcaggtagcgttctcctgtcatgcgccaaacccagattaatctgttggactgccagttggtgaagcgtgattcatcactccagagaacgcgtttccacggctccagagtccaatggcagcgagctttacaccattccagccaacgcttgttattgcgcatggtgatcttaggtttgtgtgcggctgctcggccatggaaacctatttcatgaagctcctgacgaaaagttattgtgctgacattgcttccagaggcagtttggaactcggtagtgagtgtccCGTTCTgcgagtttgtgtggcctaccactttgcggcagagccgttgttgctcctagatgtttccacttcacaataatagcacttacagttgaccggggcagctctagcagggcagaaattttacaaactgacttgttggaaaggtggcatcctatgatggtgccacattgaaagtcactgagctcttcagtacgggccattctactgcaaatgtttgtctatggcatatctgtgtgcttgattttatacacctgtcagcaacgggtgtccCTGAAATAGCCAaaaccactaatttgaagtggtgtaCACATACACTATATCACCAAAAGTATGGTTTACTGACGTAGTAGCGTCAAAGGGCCATCATTGGCAATTCCTGCTGTCAATCAACTCTTCTTGTAGGGTTGGTAAATTCAGTCCATAACCACAAAGTCCTTAGAAGTACATATAAGCACTTGAAAGCTTTTCACATTTCAAGGCTAAAATAGTGCCTCTTACTTGACCCTCATCAGCCACCATACTCTGTCATATATGGCTATGGTGATGACAGTTGGTTGTGCAATAACACCCTCTCATTCCTTCAGTACTATTGGGTTTAGCTGCCTAATTGGCCCATCACTTAAAAGTACTGCAATTCCCACTGTGATTGTTCACTGGGAGTGCATTAGCGAGCGTGATTGACAGTGAGTAATAGATCGACGGGAGAAGCCTCCAACCAAGATTTTAACACTGACTGGCAACGCTCTCACCCAGCACTTAACACTTGCGTGACAAACAACATCACTGGGAACGAAAAgcaagtatgtgtgtgtacccTGGCCAGAGGCGTCCTCCACCATGGGGTTGATCTCCAGCATGGAGGCATCGTACTTCATGAAGACGTTGTACAGCTTGATTATGTTAGCCGCTGCGTCGTCGATCAGAGCAGCAGGGAAGCCCATCTTCGTGGCAATCTGGAGAAAGAGAAAGCGGAGAGAGAAAATGTGAGAAAccgaaaaaatatatactttggcAACACTAAGTAATGTATTCCCAGCTTGTAAAACACTTTGAATTCAATTGAAGGTGAGAGGacgtgagggagaggaggaacaaAATACAATAAGAGGTAAAGTGAATGTGAGAGACAGGAGGTGTCAGTTCATGGAAACACTGCAGGCACATGTGACATGTAGTAAGTGAGATGGCATGTTGAATGAGCATCACAGACTGTATCAAAGTCAACCCTGACTTTGAAAGACATTGCGTGAGGGGATAACTAACATGATTCTGAGGCCTTGAGGCTTCTGGGGCCATTCTCTTGAGATAGAAACTCGAGACAGACCAAATATTAATATACAGTAAATGTTGCCACAAGTCATTTGTTTAAACGTGCTCCAAAATAGCTACAAATCAAGAGTTTGACACTCGCTTTGTCTTGTCTGACTAGGTATTTTTACAACCCGATCCCAACTGTACCGAAACAGCCTGTTCCATCTTGATTCCATCCATGATGTCGATTGGCTCCTTCACAATGGCGTCGGGATTCTCCGCCGCCACATCCTCAATGTTCACACCCCCCTGAGAGCTGCCAATCAACACGGGGCCCTGTTCAGAGGGAGGGTCCGATAGATTATTAGTACCAGTAATTTTACACCGTCATTGAGTGGCAAGTGGCAATCAAACTGAAACGGAGCAAATTAATAGAACATAATTCTCACAGCAATATGACAAATTTAACAAAAGATTGAATTGATCCATCGGTCATCAAGTTCTcaatgtacaaatgacctcaactaacctgtatccccgcacattgactcggtaccagtacccctgtatatagcctcgttattgttattttaatgtgttactttttattattttttactttagtttatttggtaaatattttcttaactcttcttgaactgcactgttggttaagggtttgtaagtaagcatttcacagtaaggtctacacttgttgtagtcggcgcatgtgacaaataaagtttgatttggaaTGACAACTGGTATCTCTAACCTTTTGAGTGAAAAGACCAACTGCATACAGCAGGACAACCAAGTCCCATGGAGCACAAGCATTTCCAACATGTCCATACCCATGTCCTTTACCACTACACCATCTAGTGGTAACATCACCAACAACATTCTTAAATCAAGATTCACACAACTGACCAATCTGTCAAATCTGACGGTGTCACCTGTTGTCACCTGAGAGGCGTGGAGGGGCGGAGAATGGCCTCACCTGGAAGGATCTCTCCATGGTGATGGCAAAGTAGTACTCCCTACGGGGGTACCTGCGCTCACAGATGAACACCTGGTTACAGATACGGCCCTGCTCGCCTGTCTGCTTGGTGTACAGCTTACGGCCAATCATCTGAGAGGAGATGTCCCGGGCCTCCTCTGGCCTGTAAGAAAGGTGAAGAAGAATTGACATTGCCATGGTCAGACAGAGTAGAAATGGGTGCAGTTTGAAAGGAGATGTCTCTGACACTCACGAGTAAACAATCTTCACGCCTCCCTTCAGCCCTCCCTCGAATGTGCCTTTGCCTCGGCCTCCAGCCAACACCTGGGCCTTCACCACCAGATCCTTGGTgcctgagacacagagagagagagcgacagtaACTGTTACAGATATGCCGGACATTCCACTTATACACAGAGATAATGTGTGTAACAAACTACACAAAACATTGTCAAACACTGTCTAACAACCATTTTAGCAGAAGCATGCACTCATAAGCCCCTAAATGACTAGACTGTTGCTGTCAAGTTAATCTGTATCCACCACCAAACAAACTGTGTTAGCAATGAGTACTTAGTGAATCGTTTAGTCCTACTCATTAGAAAAGTTTATGGTCATACGCACATCCTTAACTTAGGTGCTGGGCTAATAAAGAATACTAGTAAAGAACAAGAAGGCCCGCACACTGTTTATGATCCCAATTCACCGCTTTGTTGACAATGTTTCCATCCGAAATGGATCTTCGTCAAGTCAAACAGACTTGTGCTCACATCCCAAAATATACACGTCACTATTCACCACTAAACACACTGGGTGTGGAAACATTTAACATCAATAGTCAATCATAATTAATCAGAGTTACATATGGTCATAAAggattatatacagttgaagtcagaggtttacatacaccttaaccaaataaattttaactcagtttttcacaattactgacatttaatcatagaaaaaaattccctgtcttacgtcagttaggatcaccactttattttaagaatgtgaaatgtcggaataatattagagacaatgatttatttcagcttttatttctttcatcacattcccagtgggtcagaagtttacatacactcaattagtatttggtagcattgcctttaaattgtttatcttgggtcaaacgtttcaggtagccttccacaagctccccacaataagttgggtgaattgtggcccattcctcctgacagagctggtgtaactgagtcaggtttggtcGGCCTCCCttctcacacacgctttttcagttctgcccacacattttctataggattggaggtcagggctttgtgatggtcactccaataccttgactttgttgtccttaagccattttgccacaactttggaagtatgcttggggtcattgtccatttggaagacccatttgcgaccaagctttatcttcctgactgatgtcttgagatgttgcttttgctattttgtgaagagcaccagtcgctcctgcagcaaagcacccccataacatgatgctgccacccccgttttTCACAGtcggaatggtgttcttcggtttgcaatcctccccctttttcctccaaacataacgatggtcattatggccaaacagttctatttttgtttcatcagaccagaggacatttctccaaaaagtacgatctttgtccccatgtgcagttgcaaaccgtagtctggcttttttatggcggttttggagcagtggcttcttccttgctgagcggcctttcaggttatgtcaatataggactcgttttactgtggatatagatacttttgtaccagtcctgttgttctgggtttgatttgcacttttcgcaccaaagtacgttcacatctaggagacagaacgtatctccttcctgagcagtatgacggctgcgtggtcccatggtgattATACTTGAGTACAtggtttgtatagatgaacgtggtaccttcagatgtttggaaattgctcccaaggatgaaacagacttgtggaggggtacaatttttttatgaggtcttggctgatttcttttgattttcccatgatgtcaagcaaagaagcactgagtttgaaggtaggccttgaaatacatccacaggtacacctccaattgactcaaatgatgtcaattagcctatcagaagcttttaaagccatgatattttctggaatttaccaagctgttttaaggcacagtcaacttagtgtatgttaacttctgacccactggaattctgatacagtgaattataagtgaaataatctgtctgtaaacaaagtagatgtcctaaccggctatagtttgttaacaagaaatgtgtggagtggttgaaaaacgagttttaatgactccaaactaagtgtacataaacttccgacttcaactgtacatcatgGTGCGAACTACAGgtgcaaagggggggggggggggggctcagctCCCCTGAGATAATGCTAATCTAACCATTCTCCTATTTGTTTAAAATGCAGTGGGAAATATGTTTTACAGTGGGAAATAGGAAAATCTCCCAATGAAACGAACACCCCCAGCTCTCTGTCATGGTTTAAACCATTTATTTCTGTGGCGGCACTGTCCATCCAGtaatgggggcggcaggtagcctggtggttagagcgttggactagtaaccgaaaggttgcaagatcgaatccccgagctgacaaggtaaaaatctgtcattctgcccctgcaca
This genomic window contains:
- the LOC139546588 gene encoding succinate--CoA ligase [ADP-forming] subunit beta, mitochondrial, which gives rise to MAASLICGRFSASLRNSGARSTLTTASKVLGGSSGLLGPQQQSPHLQQQQRNLSLHEYMSIGLLKEAGVCVPEGKVASSPDEAYSVAKEIGTKDLVVKAQVLAGGRGKGTFEGGLKGGVKIVYSPEEARDISSQMIGRKLYTKQTGEQGRICNQVFICERRYPRREYYFAITMERSFQGPVLIGSSQGGVNIEDVAAENPDAIVKEPIDIMDGIKMEQAVSIATKMGFPAALIDDAAANIIKLYNVFMKYDASMLEINPMVEDASGQVMCMDAKINFDSNAAYRQKKVFDMQDWTQEDARDRQAAKADLNYIGLDGSIGCLVNGAGLAMATMDIIKLHGGTPANFLDVGGGATAHQVMEAFKLITSDRKVQAILVNIFGGIMRCDIIAQGIIMAVTDLDLKIPIVVRLQGSRVDDAKALIAASPLKLLACDDLDEAARMVVKLSEIVSLAQEAHVDISFQLPL